The DNA window TGACTGGGCATGGTTTAGGAAAGCaaataatcaaacttgcaaaactaGAGTTTCAAACCCAGGTTACAAGAGTTAATAGGCGCGTAACCAACCATTGAAGCAGAATGCTCAATTGTTATAATTTCcaaagcaaatatatatatatatatatatatatatatatatatatatatatatatatatatatatatatatatatatatatatatatatatatatatatatatatatatatatatatatatatatatatatatatatatatttcgtttatatattactttatttatttattattaatagttatatattactttatttatttattattattaatatttaaatttaatttatttattaaatggtttattattaatatttatatattactttatttatttattattaatattaatatattaatatattaattaatttatttatttattattacaagttatatattactttatttatttattattaatatactttattattaatttacgtttatatatatgtttatcattttattattaatatttatatattactttatttatttattattaatatttattaatatactttatttatttattattaatcgttatatattatttttatttatttatgattaatatatgtttatatatgtgtttattattttattattactattaatatattactttatttattttattattaatatactttattactaatatattaatatatgtttatatatgtgtttattattactatttatatattactttatttatttattaatatactttatttatttattattaatagttagatattactttatttatttattgttattaatatttaaatttaatttatttattaaatggtttattattaatatttatatattactttatttatttacttatttattattaataaacatatatataaacatatattaataataaagtatattaataataaatataaaaaaatgtaatatatacatattaataataaataaataaataaataaatagataaataaataaataaataaataaataataaagtaatatattaataatataaacatatatagtatatacaattattgataaaataaactataatcaataaactatataataaataaataaaataatatactaataaaaataggataataaatgttatgtaataaaattaaaatttgtaattgaaataaattattaataaataaatattaataaataaataatgtattaataataataaacatatatggtttatattatatttgaaaaatgGTAGAAAATATGATACATAAATATTTCGTTTGTAACTTAGTCCAAGAAGCATGTATGGTGCAGTGGTTCAAAATGTCTACCATAACAAGCAAACAGCAGATTTTGTGCCAACTCACCAcacccagtcagccaaacaagggatagggggtgtctgaaaacagaatcttgttttctaaggggcgaaggctaaatttttttttaataagggggaaaaccgaatctcgctactttggcagggggtaaaatgtatttaaccctaaattaaaCCAAGATTAGCCAAGGAATCAACACAAAAATTGGTTTCTCTATATATGTGTTACCATAAAGTTAATCCTGATCGAGTAATCCCAGCACACTAGCCAACGAGAACGAAGTTTCCAAGACACCATTGAGCGGTTCTTAAAAGCATTCACGACAAATATACAATCCGTTTCAAGCCAAAGATTAGTGATATTCCTCCTTTTTGCCTCTTCAATAGCCAAAATTACTGCCATAAGCTCAGCAACTTCGGGAGCCTCCGAGCCTATGAAATCACATAAGCTAAAAATATGATTGGCTTGGTGATCACGACACAGCACACCACATGCAGCCAATTTATGATTTCCAGAAACCACCTCATCAATGTTGCATTTCAACCAGCCAGCTAAAGGAGGAGACCATAACACCTCCTTTGCAACAACAGGTTTCTTAGGATGAATTTGGACACCaaactttttatgaaaaacaAAGTTGGTCATGGCAGAGTTGGAACCCCTGCGAGAATTATCTCCAACAATCTTGGCATGAGCATTCACCAATCCCACACGAGTTTTCCAGCTAGCAGTTTTGTCTTCAAATCTGTTTTTGTTCCTTGTAGTCCAAATTTGATGAAATATGCAAGCTATGCTGGCCTGAACCACAACCTTAGCTCGAGGACACCAAGGTTGTTCCATAATCTTCCTACAGTCCTCCAAATTATAAATCAACCTATTGTCTTTTAAGGTGCCAGCAAACCAATTCCAAATTTTCCTGACAAAGCTACACTCGAAGAACAAATGAGGTGAAGATTCACTGCAAGTGTTACAGAGACTGCATAGAGAAGGAAAAGAGAATCCCTTGATTCTCAAATTCTCATCAGTTGGCAATTTATTGTGAATGAATCTCCACACAATCATTGAATGAGCCGGGGGAGTATCAATGTCCCAAggaaaagatctcaaattaacacAAGGCCTTGGTTTAGCTATAGAATTGTAGGCTTCCTTTAGAGTTAGTTGACCATCCTTTGCATTCTTCCCAACAAAACAATCATCAACCTCTGCATCAGGAATAGATACACCAGCTATAAGAGGAAGCAGAGTTGGTAAAGCTTGAAGGATGCTATCTTTTATGGACCAGGCATCTCCAATCCACCAATCCCTCACCATTGAGTTTAGAGCAAAATGATATTTGTCATTTATGTGAAAAGTGGTAACTAAAGGCTCCCCTAACCAGTTGTCAATCTAGAAATTCACCCTCCTACCACTACCAATACTCCACATACAATTCTCCATCACTGTTTCATATGTCTCCTTAATCCCATGCCAAATCGAGGATTTGATAGCATATTTGATGATTCTCCCATTTCTCAAGACTCTAGCCTTCAGCACATGAGATCAGTTTTGAGTATCATTAAGAAACTTCCAGCAAAGATGTAAATTTGTGGCTTAGTTATAGTGCTTCAGAGAAAGAATACCCAAACCACCCTCATTTTTATTCTTGCAGCAAATTTTCCAGGCCACTGTGACTGTGTTTTTCTTTTCAGTGTTGCCACTCTAAATGAAATTCCTCATCCACCTTTCAATCATTTTCACAATGCTTCCAGGCCAGTGATAAATAATCAGGCACTGAAGGAGTATACTCAGAATTGTTGAATTCACTAATTGAACTCTTCCTGCCATAGACAGAACTTTGGCCTTCCAATTAGCGATCTTGATCCTTATGTTATCATCAATGTGTTGGAAGTAGCAAGCTTTAGGTCTTCCAACAAAGATGGGAACTCCAAGGTAAATGAAGGGAGGGACAGCTCTGGTGAATCCAATGATCCCAGCCAAGTGGATATGTCTGGCCAAACTCATCCCACCAGCATAGATCAATGATTTGGTGCAGTTGCAATATTGACCAGAGTAGCTGCCATAATCTTTTAGAAGATCAGAGATAGCCTTAATGGATTTGGAATCACCCCTGAAAAAACCATTATGTCATCAGCAAAGAGTGTGTGAGAAGGAAGCAGACAGTTTTTGTTATCTCTTATAAGATTTATTTGATGAGTATTTATAAGGTTAGTTATGCCCCGACTCAAAACATCCTCAGCTATGCAGAATAAAAGAGGAGATCGGGGATCTCCATGTCTAACACCATTAGTGCACTTGAAGTAGCATATTTGATTGCCAATGAACCCTATGGACATGCAGGCAGAGTTTAAAATAGTTATAATCCAACTACAGAATTTATcattaaaaccaaaacaaacaagAGTTTCAATGAGGAAGTCCCAGTTAAGGGTATCAAAGGCTTTAGCAATATCAATTTTAAGGGTTGCATTGCCACTGAAGCATTTGTTGTTGAGGATGTTGATAGCTTTAGAGGTGATACAAATACCATCCCTGATATTTCTTCCAGCCACAAAGCCTTTCTGTTCCTTAGAAATCAAAAAAGGAAGGATGGTAGCAAGTCTATCAGCTAGAATTTTAGAGATCAATTTAAACTTAAAATTAGCTAAAGCAATGGGCCTATAGTGACTGATATTATTGACATATTTACTCTTAGGAATAAGAATAAGAGTATTGGCATTATAGTTGGGAAGCAGCCATCCTTGAGAGAAGAACTGGATGACTGCAGCTATGACATCATCTTTGATGATGCTCCAATACTTGTGGAAAAAGATACCACCAAATCCATCAGGTCCAGGAGCTGAATATGCATTAAGGTTATGAACAGCTTTGTGGATCTCCTCTTCACTGGGAAGCATggtcattttataattaatagaGTCATTCACCAACTGAGGGAtaacttttttaattaaatcattctcCTGCAAAACAACATTCTGATTGAACAACTTAGTAAAATGATCCACTATATGATTTTCTAGCATGTTTTGGTTAGAAATCACATTATCATTAATGACTAAAGAATTTATAAGACTTGTTTTCCTTCTAATCCTAGCATATGTGTGAAAGAATTTAGTATTCCTATCCCCATGAGTTTGCCATTTGATTctagatttttctctccaaaactCTTCTTCCATGCTTAGGGCTATTTCAAGATTATATTGAGCTTTATACTCCTCCCCCTGCCTACTGTCAGTATAACCAAAAGTAGCAATATCCTCTTGGATCTCTTTCAGATCATTTTCAGCTTGATAAACCTTAATGTTAACATCACCAAAAGTAATCTAATGGAACAATTACATCTTTCGCTATCGAAAATCCAATTGAAGAGAGAACAAAATTGTGTATGGATTGATCTAACATAGTAATTATTAACCCCAAGTAAATTTTGAACGTAATATCTTGATAGAAACACCTTATTAAATCTCAAGCGTTTGTCAATAGATCAACTTCAATCAACTCTGAGGGTAAAACGAGTAAACATAATCTTTCTAATTTATAGAAATTAGTTATTcatcaatttatttaattttggttGGTTTGTTTTTATTCCCAGGGGTGTGTAAAATAACCGGTTGtgatgtccaaatccataaccaaacctaaaccacttttaaatatccggatataactgaatggttattaaccggtttagttattaatggtttggttatccattcatataatccggatataattaaatgattattaaccggttaaattattttgaattcggttataatccggttattatccaaatccaaatattttataaTGCAATCAAATCAATAGGAATAACCGAATAAAAACCATTTTTATAaccaattttgattaaaatgtggttatggttataaatccaaactatttaaatgattttaaaatgattatggtttggtttatgaaaataaccaaccattcACACTCCTATTTATTCCTATTGATTTGATTGCATTATAGATCCAGCAGCTAACTTGAAATATTACCCTTCTAATTTCTAATTCTATCAATTGATACGAGCCAGTTTTTGAAATACTTGATAAAATGTGTTTCTATTAACTATTTGGTGAAAGATTTAAATATATAGGATAGATTCAACTTAACTCATagcatattattatattaaagaaTAATTCAAATATTATAGAAACGGTGTATATGGTAGAATCAGAGAAATTGTCTTCAG is part of the Vicia villosa cultivar HV-30 ecotype Madison, WI linkage group LG2, Vvil1.0, whole genome shotgun sequence genome and encodes:
- the LOC131651161 gene encoding uncharacterized protein LOC131651161; amino-acid sequence: MVRDWWIGDAWSIKDSILQALPTLLPLIAGVSIPDAEVDDCFVGKNAKDGQLTLKEAYNSIAKPRPCVNLRSFPWDIDTPPAHSMIVWRFIHNKLPTDENLRIKGFSFPSLCSLCNTCSESSPHLFFECSFVRKIWNWFAGTLKDNRLIYNLEDCRKIMEQPWCPRAKVVVQASIACIFHQIWTTRNKNRFEDKTASWKTRVGLVNAHAKIVGDNSRRGSNSAMTNFVFHKKFGVQIHPKKPVVAKEVLWSPPLAGWLKCNIDEVVSGNHKLAACGVLCRDHQANHIFSLCDFIGSEAPEVAELMAVILAIEEAKRRNITNLWLETDCIFVVNAFKNRSMVSWKLRSRWLVCWDYSIRINFMVTHI